The nucleotide sequence CCGTGCCCGAATCGGTGAGCAGATCGATCGTGACCTGGCGCGCGGCGAGCTTGAAGGGATTATAGCGGGCGGCCTCAATCGCCTTTTCGCGCTCGGCGCGATCGAGGATCGGAATCCGTTCGACCATCTTGATTTTGAAGGGTTCGAAAGGCAGCGGTTTCATGGGGACTCCGACGGGTAGCCGGTTGGCCGCGCGACAATAGCAACTTCACCCGTGCGTGTCATTCGCGCCATTTCGACTCTCGACCGAAGGTGCCGAGGTGGAAGGAGGTCCCGGTTCCCTGGTTCGCCCTGCGGCTGCGGCGGTCAGGTTTGCCGAAAGGACGGGCGATCCTTCGTCGACGACCGAAAGTGCGCGGGCAACATGGACAAAACGGATAAAACGTAACTATATCCAAAAATTTAAAGAAAAACGATAATCGTTTTGCTTATAAATCGATGAGATACGCCAATATAATGGCGTAAATGTCAAATACACAGTCAAATATTTGTTCTCAGTCCAAAATTTCGACACTTCGCTGAGCCGGCAGTGAGGACAATTTTCGCTCAAATCCTACAGAATCCACGATGCGCCCGCCAGTCAATTTCTCAACTCGTTGAATTCTTGACGGAAATTCCGCGCGCGGCGCATGCCCTGCGTTTCACCCTCGACCGTAAATTTCGCCGTCGCCCCGCACCTCACTGGCACGAGCCTTGCGATGCTTAGGCGCGGTTGCGGGGGTTGAGGAGATCGATCGAAGGGATTCGTCGAAATCGGGGGAGCAACGATGGGCGCCACACGGATGATCGGAGCCAGGGACTTGAAGGAAATCCAGACCCACGAGATGGATGTCGCGGCGTTTGAACTCACGCAGCGCGATTCCTGTCGTTTCCGTTCCACGCTCGACGTCAAGTCCGGCGATGTCGTGCTGATCAAAGCCTCTTTCAAGAATGCCTGCGAAGAGCAGGAGGACGAAGAATACGATCCCCGGTGCGTCTATCGCCGTCGGGTGGTGCCGTTCGTCACGCGAATCCAATCGGTGACGAATCTGAAGAGCGGTGCGCGATCGGTGCGCGCCAGCATTGAGCGCATCACCCCCGGCGATCACCGGTTTTTCCTGACGAAATACGTTAACGAGCGGGACGAAGGCGTCACCTTCGATTTCGAGGCCCGCCTGATTCGCTACGTGTCCTAAAGGGTCTTTTTCATAGATCGTGTTCACGAACCTCGCGCGATCGGTCATCCCCCTTCCGATCGCGTGAGCGGGCGAGCTGCCGGCGGCGCATGACCGGCGGACCGCCCACGAGTCGCGAACCAATGTCGGCGAGCCGCGTTCCCCGGCGCATCGCGTCGATCGGCTCCCGGCATGTCGCGTCTGCTCCTTTCCATTCCCTTCGCGCGGCGCCCCGCATTCGGGGCGCCATTTCTTTTCACGACGCCGCCTTGACATCGCCCGCCGCGTCGGGGCAGTTTGAGCACTTCATTCATTTGGAGGTTCCCCGATGCTTCGCGGTCGAAGGCTCGTTGCGCTCGTCCTGATCCTGTCCGTGTTCGCGCTGTCGAACGCGTCGTGCGTCGGCGATTTCGCGCTGACGAATAAGCTGCTCAAATGGAATCAGGGTCTGAACAAGTGGCTCGGCAGCTTCGTCCTGCTCATTTTCATCATCATTCCGGTTTACGGCGTGACGCTGCTGATCGACTGGATCATTCTCAACGTCATCCAGTTCTACGGCGGAAACAACCCCATCTCGCTGAATGGTGAGCCGGTCACGAAAGAGGCCGCCTTCGGCGACACCTGCGTGGCGATGACCATGCGGCCCGGCGCGACGCTCGACGTGGACATCGTCTCCACCGACGCCAACGGCGTCAGTCGCACC is from Deltaproteobacteria bacterium and encodes:
- a CDS encoding DUF3332 family protein, whose translation is MLRGRRLVALVLILSVFALSNASCVGDFALTNKLLKWNQGLNKWLGSFVLLIFIIIPVYGVTLLIDWIILNVIQFYGGNNPISLNGEPVTKEAAFGDTCVAMTMRPGATLDVDIVSTDANGVSRTLIVRETEDGRLDARLVENHAVTSRLSAYLADDGAVVRSVDGKSEHFDESEVREVVEGSQGMTRFAFAGAY